One part of the Neisseria zalophi genome encodes these proteins:
- the rimP gene encoding ribosome maturation factor RimP: protein MDIQNILDKTLPGLGYELVDFELTAQGDLRVFIDKEGGITVEDCATVSNHLSRLFLVEDIDYKRLEISSPGLDRPLKKAADFIRFSGQQAKIKTRLPIDGQKNFIGRIEGFENDCVRITFDGKTVDIEISNIDKARLRPEFNF, encoded by the coding sequence ATGGATATTCAGAATATTCTTGATAAGACCTTGCCCGGATTGGGCTATGAGTTGGTTGATTTTGAATTAACCGCTCAGGGAGACCTGCGCGTCTTTATTGATAAAGAAGGTGGGATTACCGTAGAAGATTGCGCAACAGTAAGCAATCATTTGAGCCGCTTGTTTTTAGTTGAAGATATTGACTACAAACGCTTGGAAATTTCCAGCCCCGGTTTGGACCGTCCGCTGAAAAAAGCAGCGGATTTTATACGTTTTTCCGGTCAGCAGGCCAAAATAAAAACACGCCTGCCGATAGATGGCCAGAAAAATTTTATAGGGCGCATTGAAGGTTTTGAAAACGATTGCGTACGCATAACTTTCGACGGCAAAACGGTTGATATCGAAATCAGTAACATCGATAAAGCACGCTTGCGCCCGGAATTTAATTTTTAA